From Zea mays cultivar B73 chromosome 3, Zm-B73-REFERENCE-NAM-5.0, whole genome shotgun sequence:
ATTAGATATGACAATGAGGACCTGATGCCCAATTCCCCATAGGGAATTCTTCCATTAAGGGATGGGGATGGGGGAGTTTCTTCCCCCGCAGGGATGTAAACGGGAAAAAAATTCTCCTCCGATGGGTAAACGGGGACGAGATGGGGAACCCATCCCCGTTCTCTGCGtggacccgttaaacttacatgtgacgaagttttcatgtaataattaatTTTAAAAATAAATAGTTACCTTATCAAGAGATCAGTCATTTAACAATTGTGTTTATTTtgatgtacacataatgatttcttacatccgactatgtgtataagtgacaatgttttgCATTAATAACATATGAAGTACATCCTAATTATATTTAAATGGGGACGGGGATCTTCGAcggggatttatccccgcggggaacggggatgggaaAGAAATATCCCCACAAACGTTCGTGGAGATCCCTGCAGGAAAATTTTCCCGTCACGAGGATGGGGATGGGAAGCTAAAACCCGACGGAAAAAtttccattgccatccctagttcCGATTGCCTCGGGGACTAAAGGGTTTAGGGTTTATGGCTAAAAAATAATTGGCACAGGCCTCCCACCCATGTAACTTAGCGAGTGTTTTTTTGGGACTATAATCTATCCAGGTTATATAATCCAATAaattttgtttgggattataatctatccaggttatataatccaacaaaatttgttagttcaaaatttgttggattatataacctagatagattataatcccaaacaaacacccccttagacCTGAGTTCTTATAGATTATCTCGTACTTAGCTTTCTGCCCCACCTACACAGTTCCTGTGATTATAGATTGGAAGCTTTCCTCTTAAACTAATATGTGGATAGCCCTTAGTCCCATTGATAATACTAACCGAGAGTAAAGAGCCCCTTAATCCCTATTAGTGTTACCAACGGAGACAAATATCTATATAAGTCTCAAGAGTTAATAGTCTGAATTAGTAACACCAACAAAAACtcctttagggcttgttcgtttcaccCTTAACCCATGTGGATTAGGTGGTATAGAGCCGGTTTAAATCCATAGTAAGTCAAAATACATTACAATACACTTCAATTCACATGTAATTGAAATAACCGAACAATAACCTAGCCTAGGTTACCAGCCGAAATTAAAGTCTTCTAACGCCTATAGAACTTGGATCCAAGATTATTGCTCATATTAGTCCTAAACCTAACACATGAGGACTGATGTGTTGAACCGATGCCTATTCTCTAGTAGTGTTATATCCATATCTCTATGTCTCTATAAAGCCAAACAAACAACTTGTACAAACAACTTGTATATCTGTATCTATACCTATACCTATAATATATAATCTATATCTATAACTAATATCAAAGATCAAAGTGATTCTTCCGTAAAGTGTTTTTTTGTTTGTCCTCTATGTAGATGTAATAATGGACCGCGATCGAAATATTTTTTTCACAGTTTTTTAGGGCCCTAAACtatttttagtttaaaataaataaaaatagagtCTGATTCTAATCCGACCTTATCCTTTTTATTTATAATTGCCACCCTACCTCTATGTTCAGTATGTTTACTTCTTATAAAGTGTCTTTGTTTGCCCTCTATGTTCCATATGTGAGCTACGGTTATACGTAGAACAACTCGTGTGCATGATGTTATAGAGTATGATTCCAAAACGTATTAGATTCTATTACAACGCAATGGTACGTTTGTTAGATTGAAACTGTTTGTCGATTGCTCACATCTTTTCTTGtcggatgatgaaaagaagatacCAAGAAGGACGCCGTGGAACTATGCGTAGGATATCTTTCCATGCCGTGAGTTTCTTCTCATTTATCCCACTTATCCACTTATGATCTTCCCAACTTTATAAATGAGAAGACTTCGGCACATCATGTTCACGAGAGGGTGCCCATGCTTGTATCCGCGGACTAAGTTTATGTcttgtttggttcacgaaatataACACAAATGATAATGATTCACACTCGAATAATAgtggtaacaaatttgaataggaCAATATTAAtttttagtgtggtatctgattacgaTTAGTtctaaacaaacatgatttaacgttatcaattacccattacgttacaaatacaTGAATGAAACGACACCTTAGTTCGAGTTTTGGATGCCAATGAAAAACATTAAATATAAGTTAATTATAAAAGTAATTGCATAGTAAGCCATGACTAATTTATGAAATGAACCTATTAAGTCTAATAAATTATGATTAGGTTTTGTTTGGCTGTAGTAAAAGCATACTATTTATGAATTGATTAGGTTTACTAACCCGTTCGTCTCGTGAATTAGCCAAGACTTAAGGCTAGTTTAGTTActttagtctagggactaaagtttggTTAGTGGATTAAAGTTTAGTCCTTACCATGTTTGGTTATAAGGACTAAAAATATTTAGAACGtattaaatgaatcataagaaGACCAGAATATCACTTAGCATTTTTCCGCCATTAATACAACTTAAATAAATGAGGGATAAAAAgtggaattaatatggtttagtcctTTTTAGTCACCTCTTAAGGGACATGAGACTAAAACAGTTTAGTCCCAACGTTtgacaatttagagactaaatgggactaaaatggggggactaatctttagtccccaaACCAAACTGGGCCTTATATAATTAGTTGTATAACAATCAACATATGTTTAATCCTCCCAATTAGAGTAAAAAATGTAGACTACAATGtcatgtttgaatgcactagagctaatagttagttgattAAAATGTTACTTGTAAAATTAGATAGCTAACAAATAGTTAGCTAACTATTAGATAATTTGCTAAAAGCAGCCGatagttgaactattagttaAGCTATTTGGATGTCTGCATCTACTACTCCTCTCTACCAAATAGAATTCGTTTTATCCTTTTAACAAGTTCATGTAATAATTAATGTatgtattatatatatatatatatatatatatatatatatatatatatatatatatatatatatatatatatatatatatatcatctgGATATAGATATAAAAACCAAGAGATAAAATAAATATTAATTTAAGATGGAAGgagtattagctctagtgcatttaaaTAGGTCTAAACATTATAGAGATCCAAACATGCTCTTAGTTTTTCTCTCCTACTATGTGAGATCTTTCCTAAAGCTCGGAGCCATTTcccaatcttggatggagtcagCACCAGCCAAATAAAAAAGCCCAACTCTTCCAACTGCATCCCCTCGTTCGTACGGTGCTCTATTCCGTCGTTCCAGACGATCTTTAATTATTGACGTCAACTCTTCCAACATGGTTTTAAAATAGTATTGTCCTCTCGTTGACCTGGAAGTCGTCGCCCACAGGCCACAGATTCAGCTACAGCACTGCGGCAGGGTACGGGATTTGAAGTGTCCATACTGGAACAAGGACGACGCTCCACGGCTGAAGAAGGTGTGTCTCTGGTAATTTCCTCGTTCTTTTTGTTGTTTCCCTCTGCTGATTCTTCAGAAATGTGCTTGCTGATTCTTCACGAATTGTTCAGAATGTCGGACGAGAACAAAAGACACTCTTGATGTGGATATAAAGGCAGTGTCTTGAGGTATGGATATATCCCTATAGATATGGATGTATCCCTAGAGAATGTGCATCAAGGGGTCAGGGGTATTTCGAAATCTTGTAGGAATATGAGATTGATTTGCCCATCTGTGTTTCTGAAAACAAACTCGAAAGATTACCTTTTTTTTTTGCTCTGCTTGCGCCTGAACTTCTCTGTCGTCTAAAATTCACACAAGCGCATGCTGATTGATTTCTTCTTTATTAAGTATATATCTGTAAATCTGTTCAAGGATGTTATATCCTTAGCATGCTTTAGAGACGATTCATTTCTCCTGTTCATTTTACAGAAGGATCTGAACAAGAGAGAAGAAACGAAATGACGTCACAGAAGGACATCTTTGATGTTGCAGGGCCAACGTATCTGACATACGTGAACTGGTGAGTTACTTGCTTTTTTATCGGGCCTCGAATAATCTTATGAATTGCTTGCCTTGGCATCTCTTGCTCCTGCCAGGAACTGCCCTCATCACCGGCGATCCGTCATGGCGAGCCTTGTGCAGGGCGTGTACGTCCTAGAGCGCGACCGGCAGTGCAACAGGCAGGGCGCCGACGCCCGCGCGCCGGCGTGGTGGAGGTTCTTCCGCTTCGAGCCGCGGCAGGTGCTCACCGACGCCGCCGACGGCTCTATTTTCGGCGCCGTGTACGCGTTCCAGCCGCCGCTCCACCTCCTCGACCCCACGGCCGCCGCCAGCGCCCCGCACTACGTCGTCGCCTTCCGCGGGACCATTACCAAGAAGGGCTCGGCGAAGCGGGACCTGGAGCTGGACCTGCAGCTCGTCCGCAACGGACTGGAAGGCAGGTCCCGGTTCCGCGCCGCCATGCAGGCGATCCAAGACaccctggcggcggcggcggggcagCACGGCCGCGTCTGGCTTGCGGGCCACTCGCTGGGCTCCGCCATTGCGACGCTGGGTGCCAAGACCCTGGTCAGGGCAGGCGCCCCCGCCCTGCCCACGTTCCTCTTCAACGCGCCGTTCGTGTCCGCGCCGGTGGAGCGGATCGGGGACCGGCGGCTGAGGCAGGGCATCCGCATCGCCAACAGCTTCGTCACGGCCGGTGTGGCAGCCGTCCTGCAGCGAGCCGGCGGCGGCGCCCACGACGCGGCGTTCGCGGCGATGGCGGCTTGGATGCCTAATCTGTTCGTGAACCCGGCGGACCCCATCAGCGCCGAGTACGTGGGGTACTTCGACCACCGCAGGAAGATGGAGGCCATCGGGGCCGGCGCCGTGGGGAGGCTGGCCACGAGGAACTCGGTCAAGGACCTGCTGCTGGGCATTGGAAAGGGTCGCAGCGGCTGCGAACCGCTGCACCTCTTCCCGTCTGCCGTTCTGACGGTGAACCGCGGGCCGTCGCCGGACTTCAAGACGGCGCACGGGATCCACCAATGGTGGCGGCCCGACCTGTCACTGGAGTGCACCGCGCATTACTACACGTGAACCTTTTACCCTGACTTCATGAAGCTCCGTCCTCGAATATCTCACTTCACTCCGGGATTTGGATTGAAGGCTTGAAGCGACAAAGGTAGAAGCGTAACTTTCCAAACATCGTACCCTTCGCCCGTTGAAGACTTAGTTGCATTGATGATTTTGATATAACCTTTTTAAAAAAAAGATTTTTTTTCGTTCGAGGAAGCAAGCTAATGACTATTTTCAACTGCAAGGTGTTGGATGCATATGTAAGAGTAACTTCAACAGTTCTCTTGGGAAAAAGTCCTAAACTTATGAATAGCAAGTTGCTAAACAACTATTGGGAGTAAAAAATAGCTTGATCTCTAACATTTCCTCATATTTAGAGAATAGTTTGATTTTGAATCTAGTTTTGATAGACCTACTCCTGTCGGATCTAACTAATGGTATGGTCGAGGGTAGTGGACATCGATGGTAGATGAGAAGGTCGTTTAACACGACTTGTTGAAAAGTGATAGTCCGGCAGCGTGACCTGTGGGTGAGCAGTGGTTTGACAACGGAGGAGAAGGTTGTCTCACGCGACGAACTGCCTCACTGCATGAAAAAAAAGAGTACGCCGGATCTAACTACCTCGTTATATGGGAAAGTGAAAAAATTAACACGTAGGCCGCATTTAGGAAGTTGCTATCGAGTTACCAAATCTAGACAGTACTAAATAGTATTAGATAGCAAGTAACTAAATTTAGCAAATCTATTTGAATAACTATTGGCTTTCTCCAACAAAGATAAGTATTTATAGTCAACCCTGCTGTACTACGTAAAAGTAAAAGTAAAACAAGATGGTCACTACACATAGCGTTTTCCATTTGCAGGATGCGGATGCCTCACGAGTCACGACCTTGGATTTGAGTAGACATGCAATGCAAATATAACCATCTCCAATAGACTGCATAAAACTAACATaccgtttggttcacgaaatttAATGTAAATGGTAATGGTAACGATTCACACTTGAATACCAGCGATAATAAATTTAAATAAGACGATATACATTTGTAATGTGGTATCGATTACAGTTAAACTTAAACAAACATAATTTTAACGTTATCAATTATTTATTATATTACCAATATGTGAACAAACGGCACCTAAAACATACTCCCTTCAGCTTCAACACTCGGTCGCTGCACGTGTTTTGGAAAAGCGGTTATTACTCTGCGGACGAATGACTCAAGGAGAGAGTACTGGACGAGGACGGAACATACAAGACTGGTCAGTACacatatttttatgaatttgttataATGTTTAGGCCGACAATATTTTTTAGTTTAGAAGTAGTTTCTTTGGATATTTTTTGTCAAAGGAGTGTGAAAATTTGAAGAAAAAAAAACCCTTCCTGTGAGCCGGCCCACCGAAAGATTATTTGACTCTAGCGGATTTTATAAACATGTGTGTAATCAGTAATCACAACATAAGCTAATACCTAAGAGTTCCATGCGTCAAATTGGCTCCCCCAAGTAGCAATCCCTTTTGAATCAGTACGTCCTCGTTTCTGATCACTCACCTGAACATCCGTTTGGCGTGAAACCGATCCTTCCCCTCTCGACATCGAACACAACACCGAAGCCTTGTTGCTGGACGTTGCCGAGCACGTTGAGGCCGTCGTCCGCCGCCTGTAGCCCAAGGCAGAAATACGTCCGGCGATCCCCGCCCACCACGGGGATGAGGTAGTTCGCCTGAGGCAGCGCCATGTCCGCAGCAGCGGCGAAGTGCAGCACGATGCTTGGCACGCGAACACCAGTTCCTGGCCCGTTGCCGTGGACGTCGTAGCACGTGTCGAACACCGAGAATTTATTCCGTAGCCTGCGCATCCCCGCCGCTGCCGCGTGCGACACGAAGGCGTCGCGAACTGCCGCGTACGCGTCCCTGGTGAACCGTGAGATGGCCGTGCCAGAGTCTACCACGACGCCGCCGCGCCCAGTTGCGGGGTTCAGCGCGAGGCTGGCGTTGGAGAATCCGGCCACGCGCTCGCCGCCGACGCTGAAGCCGACCATGTCCACGTAGTAGAGGCTGGGCCGGCGCGGGTTGGTCCGCAGCGGGGTGAACGCCGTGGACGGTAGCTCCGGCGTGCGGCCGAACACGAGGTACGAGGAGCTGTTCCGCGCGCGGGACATGCGGTCGCCGAGGCAGTAAGAGAAGACGTGCCCGTAGGCCGGCGCCAGCTGCGTCGGGAAGGACAGCTGGCCCCGGCCGGCGCCGAGCAGCCCGGCCGCCGACGCCAGCAGCCCCTCGTTGTCGTGGCCGCATCCGAGCGTGACGTTGTGGACGCGCGTGTCGTCGGGGAGGACGAGCGTGTCGGTGGCGAGGTCGCCGCTGGACGCGGAGCCGTCGCCGTACACCACCATGTACACGCAGCCCCCG
This genomic window contains:
- the LOC100384245 gene encoding GDSL esterase/lipase At4g10955-like isoform X1 — encoded protein: MTSQKDIFDVAGPTYLTYVNWNCPHHRRSVMASLVQGVYVLERDRQCNRQGADARAPAWWRFFRFEPRQVLTDAADGSIFGAVYAFQPPLHLLDPTAAASAPHYVVAFRGTITKKGSAKRDLELDLQLVRNGLEGRSRFRAAMQAIQDTLAAAAGQHGRVWLAGHSLGSAIATLGAKTLVRAGAPALPTFLFNAPFVSAPVERIGDRRLRQGIRIANSFVTAGVAAVLQRAGGGAHDAAFAAMAAWMPNLFVNPADPISAEYVGYFDHRRKMEAIGAGAVGRLATRNSVKDLLLGIGKGRSGCEPLHLFPSAVLTVNRGPSPDFKTAHGIHQWWRPDLSLECTAHYYT